A genomic window from Chitinophaga pollutisoli includes:
- a CDS encoding TonB-dependent receptor — protein MKGTLLLLFLSVVLCGHAMAQTRPVAGKVTDKADGSPLPGVTISIKGTSKGTITNTQGEYRIEAGNGDVLVFSFIGYATQELPVPGGGVLNVSMGPDDKTLSEVVVTGYVDINRRDATASTSKIDATQINNRPIQSFDQALDGLAAGVNVNVQSGVLGDRVAIRIRGVNSISNSGEPLIVVDGVVLNNTRNTNVFNSGNGTRYNPMADINPNDIESVDVLKDASAAALYGSRAANGVIVITTKKGKRGAITVNYNTLLSWSSVRRAPKLLTGDEFAGIQNEKSGNMNQPDIAADFDENGDGRPERTDWLDVIFRTGFQQSHQLSFSGGTEKSQVYGSAEYADMNGFLVGNRLRRGSARINADVTPKSWLKMGMGVYGSRVLNNGVLSDGYLAGATIAGYNAPPNVPVYNSTGDYEGYYLSPSNRDLGNGGNRVSERQNRFFHPLASVYLGRNDNETRRILANVYGELTPVSGLKLTSRFSVDYLQNFEDQYGGPNQAGNGFNLNGLVQENLYQTQLWNWTNMATYTRTFAEKHNLSVLGALEYQYGRNFQLYTGQANIADDYFKYIYDGLSAGEGNSYTGGAQSANAFDSYLGRVAYNYASKYYVEAIFRSDAYSDFGVDNRRGFFPGGSIGWRLSEESFIKDNASWVNELKLRASYGIVGNNLIPAYASRTMYGGGQYADDNGLNTAQLGDPNLRWERAKKLDIGIDAGFFNNRLGLTVDFFKNDVDDLVLDAPVLRTTGIPNAYVTTNIGEMWNRGFEITVRGTPIINKELEWNVSANATFLKNKVTKLVDGSDIPSGSNRASVGRPLGVWYMIDWVGVNPETGYGMFRSKDGEVKMYNPSPGIATANRWTTQDGSRVVPSVTANDANYLDGKTGYPTWYGGLENTLSYKGFTLNIAIQYSGGNYILNSTRQGLMTNFLNNNLAEIKDRWTPDNKNTDVPKIFLRDNVTTQTSTRWLEKGDYLRLKTVSLGYAFPEIRKKLGMSNLRLFIAGDNLAMITGYKGADPEINTNRTANIAFGVDNRGVPIGRTISLGLNASF, from the coding sequence ATGAAAGGAACGTTACTTCTTTTGTTCTTATCGGTCGTACTTTGCGGGCATGCTATGGCCCAAACGCGTCCAGTCGCGGGCAAGGTAACCGATAAAGCAGACGGGTCACCACTACCTGGCGTGACCATTTCCATTAAAGGCACTTCAAAAGGAACGATTACCAACACGCAGGGCGAGTACCGGATCGAAGCGGGGAACGGCGATGTGCTGGTATTCTCATTTATTGGCTATGCCACGCAGGAACTGCCCGTTCCCGGCGGCGGCGTGCTGAATGTTTCCATGGGCCCCGACGACAAAACGTTGAGTGAAGTGGTGGTTACCGGTTATGTGGACATCAACCGGCGGGATGCTACTGCTTCCACCTCCAAGATTGACGCAACGCAGATCAACAACCGGCCTATCCAGAGCTTCGACCAGGCGCTGGATGGTTTGGCTGCGGGTGTGAATGTAAACGTACAGTCGGGCGTGCTCGGCGATCGGGTGGCGATCCGTATCCGCGGGGTGAATTCTATTTCGAACAGCGGCGAGCCATTGATCGTGGTTGACGGCGTGGTGCTTAATAATACCAGGAACACCAACGTTTTCAATAGTGGTAATGGTACGCGCTATAATCCCATGGCTGACATCAATCCGAACGACATCGAAAGTGTCGATGTGTTGAAAGATGCGTCCGCGGCAGCATTGTACGGCTCCCGCGCAGCCAATGGTGTGATCGTGATAACTACCAAAAAAGGTAAACGCGGTGCGATTACGGTCAACTACAATACTTTATTGTCGTGGTCCAGTGTTCGCCGCGCGCCCAAATTATTGACCGGAGATGAATTTGCCGGTATTCAGAACGAAAAATCTGGCAATATGAACCAGCCGGACATCGCAGCGGATTTTGACGAGAATGGCGATGGCAGACCGGAGCGGACAGACTGGTTGGATGTGATTTTCCGTACCGGTTTCCAGCAAAGCCACCAGCTGTCATTCAGCGGTGGAACGGAAAAATCCCAGGTGTATGGTTCGGCCGAATATGCCGATATGAACGGCTTTTTGGTTGGAAACCGCCTGCGCAGGGGCTCCGCCAGAATCAATGCAGATGTAACGCCCAAGTCGTGGTTGAAAATGGGTATGGGGGTATACGGTTCCCGTGTATTGAATAACGGTGTCCTTTCCGATGGCTACCTGGCAGGCGCAACGATCGCAGGCTATAATGCACCGCCGAATGTACCGGTATACAACAGCACCGGGGATTATGAGGGTTACTATCTTTCCCCGTCCAACCGCGATCTCGGCAATGGCGGCAACAGGGTCAGCGAACGGCAGAATCGCTTCTTCCACCCGTTAGCCAGTGTTTACCTGGGCCGAAATGATAACGAAACACGACGTATCCTCGCCAATGTATACGGCGAATTAACGCCGGTCAGCGGTCTTAAACTGACTTCACGTTTCAGTGTGGATTACCTGCAGAACTTCGAAGATCAATACGGCGGACCCAATCAGGCCGGAAATGGCTTCAACCTGAACGGACTGGTACAGGAGAACCTTTACCAGACGCAATTGTGGAACTGGACGAATATGGCTACTTACACGAGAACATTTGCTGAAAAACATAACCTGTCCGTACTCGGAGCGTTAGAGTATCAATATGGCCGAAATTTCCAGTTGTATACGGGGCAGGCCAATATTGCGGATGATTACTTCAAGTATATCTACGACGGACTTTCAGCCGGGGAAGGCAATTCATATACCGGTGGTGCGCAATCCGCCAACGCTTTCGACTCCTACCTCGGTCGCGTTGCTTACAATTATGCGAGCAAATACTATGTGGAGGCAATATTCCGTTCGGATGCCTATTCTGATTTTGGTGTCGACAACCGCAGAGGATTCTTCCCGGGCGGTTCCATCGGATGGCGCCTTTCAGAGGAAAGCTTTATTAAGGACAATGCTAGTTGGGTCAATGAGTTGAAGCTGCGCGCCAGTTATGGTATTGTAGGTAATAATCTAATTCCCGCATATGCCTCGCGCACCATGTATGGTGGTGGCCAATACGCCGATGATAACGGGCTGAATACTGCCCAATTGGGCGACCCTAATCTTCGTTGGGAAAGAGCCAAAAAGCTGGATATCGGTATCGATGCCGGCTTCTTCAACAATCGCCTCGGCCTGACAGTGGATTTTTTCAAGAATGATGTCGATGACCTCGTTTTGGATGCACCGGTACTTCGTACAACCGGTATTCCCAATGCATATGTTACGACCAATATCGGCGAGATGTGGAACCGTGGCTTCGAAATCACGGTGCGCGGTACGCCGATCATTAACAAAGAACTGGAATGGAATGTTTCCGCCAACGCTACTTTCCTGAAAAACAAGGTAACGAAACTGGTGGATGGAAGCGATATTCCCAGCGGCTCCAACCGCGCAAGCGTGGGCCGTCCGCTCGGTGTGTGGTACATGATCGACTGGGTAGGCGTGAATCCTGAAACGGGTTACGGCATGTTCCGTTCCAAAGACGGTGAGGTGAAGATGTACAACCCTTCACCCGGTATTGCTACCGCAAACAGGTGGACCACCCAGGATGGCAGCAGGGTCGTACCTTCCGTAACGGCAAATGATGCGAACTACCTGGATGGCAAAACCGGTTATCCGACCTGGTATGGCGGATTGGAAAATACGCTGAGCTATAAAGGATTTACGCTCAATATCGCCATTCAGTACAGTGGAGGTAATTATATACTGAACTCAACCCGTCAGGGTCTGATGACGAACTTCCTGAATAACAACCTCGCTGAAATTAAAGATCGCTGGACGCCGGATAATAAAAACACAGATGTGCCGAAGATTTTCCTACGCGATAATGTAACCACGCAAACTTCCACCCGTTGGCTGGAAAAGGGTGATTACCTCAGATTGAAAACAGTATCACTTGGCTACGCCTTTCCTGAAATTCGCAAGAAGCTGGGGATGAGCAACCTGCGACTATTTATTGCCGGCGACAACCTGGCCATGATTACCGGGTATAAGGGCGCCGACCCCGAAATCAATACAAACCGCACCGCCAATATCGCTTTCGGCGTAGACAACCGCGGTGTTCCAATCGGCAGGACGATTTCTCTTGGTTTAAATGCATCCTTCTGA
- a CDS encoding RagB/SusD family nutrient uptake outer membrane protein produces the protein MKKLQLKNSFRPVLALGLSAMLMLGACSKVNEQVPYENINPEDVFNSPARIEKAAIGMYDALQNAEFLGGRALIYIDQRGNDVNVASYFGQIPTFNMLSNNGTALLAWTGAYRTIFEANYFMGNLQKNESVIGADAAAVYYAEAKFCRAVTYYYLVNIFAQTYVYTTDASHPGVPLMTTAPMTGGEAFDPKWKMPRATVKQVYDQIIKDLTEAAVDLPDDWGSGYATHTRATKGAANGLLSRVYLTAGNWAQANAAADKVIASPADYDLDSDPYTSFNRPTYNTSSEIIFNIAMNNSDNPNTNNAIGQHYSPSGRGDITVNPDYLTLPNFGPSDKRKNDTMIVGVGSANYTGKYAETPFDSWVPILRYAEVLLNKAEALARIDAGVSQDALDIINEIRDRSNATALALPATKQALIDLILNERRIELAFEGFGMIDFVRTKRNIPARGANQPEQDWNDNLTPWPIPFQETQQNTNLAQNPGYN, from the coding sequence ATGAAGAAATTACAACTCAAAAATAGTTTCAGGCCGGTTTTAGCATTGGGATTAAGTGCAATGCTGATGCTGGGCGCCTGCTCAAAGGTAAATGAACAGGTACCCTACGAAAACATCAATCCCGAAGATGTATTCAATTCTCCCGCGCGGATCGAGAAAGCGGCCATTGGCATGTATGATGCATTACAAAATGCAGAATTCCTGGGTGGCCGCGCGCTAATCTATATTGATCAGCGCGGCAACGATGTCAATGTTGCGTCTTATTTCGGACAAATTCCGACGTTTAACATGCTTTCCAATAATGGTACTGCTTTGTTGGCATGGACGGGCGCATACCGCACGATATTCGAAGCGAATTACTTCATGGGCAACCTTCAGAAAAATGAAAGCGTTATCGGTGCTGATGCAGCGGCGGTATACTATGCTGAAGCAAAATTCTGCCGTGCCGTTACTTACTACTATCTCGTGAACATCTTTGCGCAAACGTATGTATACACGACAGATGCCAGCCATCCCGGTGTGCCGCTGATGACCACCGCACCAATGACGGGGGGTGAAGCATTTGATCCCAAATGGAAAATGCCCCGGGCAACTGTTAAGCAAGTGTATGACCAGATCATCAAAGATCTGACAGAAGCTGCGGTCGACCTCCCGGACGATTGGGGCAGCGGATATGCTACCCATACCCGCGCCACCAAAGGTGCGGCTAACGGGCTGCTTTCGCGCGTATATCTGACCGCAGGCAACTGGGCGCAAGCCAACGCCGCTGCCGATAAAGTGATCGCATCACCCGCTGATTACGACCTGGATAGTGATCCCTACACCAGCTTCAACAGGCCCACGTATAACACCTCTTCGGAAATCATCTTCAACATCGCTATGAACAACAGCGATAACCCCAATACCAATAACGCGATCGGGCAGCATTACAGCCCCTCCGGCCGTGGAGACATTACGGTGAATCCGGATTATCTCACATTGCCCAATTTCGGACCCTCAGACAAACGGAAGAACGACACCATGATCGTGGGAGTGGGATCGGCCAATTACACAGGCAAGTACGCGGAAACACCCTTCGACTCCTGGGTGCCTATCCTCCGGTACGCCGAAGTGTTGCTCAATAAAGCGGAAGCTCTGGCCCGGATCGATGCCGGCGTAAGTCAGGACGCGCTGGATATCATCAACGAAATCCGTGACCGCTCCAATGCCACGGCGCTTGCATTGCCCGCTACCAAACAGGCGCTCATTGATCTCATCCTGAACGAGCGGAGGATCGAACTGGCGTTTGAGGGTTTCGGGATGATCGATTTCGTCCGCACCAAGCGCAACATTCCCGCCCGCGGCGCCAACCAGCCCGAGCAGGATTGGAACGATAATCTCACGCCCTGGCCGATTCCCTTCCAGGAAACCCAGCAAAACACGAACCTCGCGCAGAACCCCGGTTACAATTGA
- a CDS encoding TlpA disulfide reductase family protein has product MKQFAIWLTGAAALLMASCNSHTEKGAFKIDVQLANTPLEKVYLEEVMESSTKIVDTAAVKDASGKITLEGMVQEQGLYAIRFESGKYIFLALDAGDMSITGDYNDLEKVQVKGSEATTEILQLLKYYSEKSQTLSKEMQAIDSLRMAQTPDSVLDARRRAMEQETKNFREHFLAAARSSRNPVPAVFAMELAGFEDATDRIAHKKDFQDIAKRFPDNGFVKNTLAGLAALEQGASEETSAGPASMIGQVAPDFVLPDPSGKQIHLSSFKGKYVLVDFWASWCGPCRQENPNVVAAYNQYKNKNFTILGVSLDKEKANWQKAIADDQLTWTHVSDLKFWESAVVPLYGINAIPTNILVDPAGKIIAANLRGSALESKLGEVLK; this is encoded by the coding sequence ATGAAACAATTTGCGATTTGGCTGACGGGAGCGGCCGCCTTATTAATGGCAAGCTGCAACAGTCACACGGAGAAAGGCGCGTTCAAGATCGATGTGCAACTGGCGAATACTCCCCTGGAAAAAGTGTACCTGGAAGAAGTGATGGAAAGCTCCACCAAAATCGTGGATACCGCAGCCGTGAAGGATGCATCCGGCAAGATCACGCTGGAAGGCATGGTGCAGGAACAAGGGCTGTACGCCATCCGGTTCGAAAGCGGTAAATATATCTTCCTCGCCCTAGATGCCGGCGACATGAGCATCACCGGCGATTACAATGACCTCGAAAAGGTACAGGTGAAAGGTTCGGAAGCTACTACGGAAATCCTCCAGCTCCTGAAATACTACAGCGAGAAATCGCAAACCCTCAGCAAGGAAATGCAGGCGATCGACAGCCTCCGTATGGCCCAAACGCCCGACAGCGTGCTGGACGCCCGCAGGCGCGCCATGGAACAGGAAACCAAGAATTTCCGCGAGCACTTCCTGGCAGCCGCCCGTTCTTCCCGCAACCCCGTTCCCGCGGTATTCGCCATGGAACTGGCAGGGTTTGAAGACGCCACCGACCGTATCGCCCACAAAAAGGATTTCCAGGATATCGCCAAACGATTCCCCGATAACGGGTTCGTGAAAAATACCCTCGCAGGCCTTGCCGCCCTCGAGCAAGGCGCCAGTGAAGAAACGAGCGCAGGACCGGCTTCCATGATCGGACAGGTTGCGCCCGACTTCGTGCTGCCCGACCCTTCCGGCAAGCAAATCCACCTCAGTTCCTTCAAAGGAAAATATGTACTGGTGGATTTCTGGGCCAGCTGGTGCGGCCCCTGCCGCCAGGAAAACCCCAATGTGGTAGCGGCTTACAATCAATACAAAAACAAAAACTTCACCATCCTCGGCGTATCGCTCGACAAGGAAAAAGCCAACTGGCAGAAAGCAATCGCCGACGACCAGCTGACCTGGACGCACGTGAGCGACCTGAAGTTCTGGGAATCCGCCGTTGTTCCTTTATACGGCATCAACGCGATCCCGACGAACATCCTGGTTGACCCCGCAGGAAAGATCATCGCAGCCAACCTGCGCGGCAGCGCACTGGAAAGCAAACTGGGGGAAGTATTGAAATAA